Part of the Tamandua tetradactyla isolate mTamTet1 chromosome X, mTamTet1.pri, whole genome shotgun sequence genome, TCTCCTCAAGTATAAACTACAAATAGTTCACAAATGGTCTGTTTATACCCTATCATATAATGCATTACCTGCTGTATTTAATTTGGAAGCACAAATCAAAGTTTGTTGTGTTAGGAAAGGTTTGAAATTcacattaagtttttttttttacacagagCAAACAAATGCTGTTATTGGGAGAGGCAATATGCCATGGGCCCTGAGTATCCCTGCATGTTCTTGTTGAATCTGCCAAGCATTCAGGGCCTTGACAGCTCCTTACTAAGGCAGGCCATTCCTCAGAGTTGTCTTTGAAGCAGGCAATCTTGAGGATGAGATAAAGTTTTTCTCTGCACACAGAACAGGATTGATTTTGATCACTTAacctaagaaaataaaagagtcaAGAAGATCAAACCATAATCTTCAGACCCAGGGCTGCAACTCTGACTTAAGCATAACATCTGTTACTCAAAGCTGTCTCCTAGTCAACTCCCCAAATGGACTCCTTGGGTCTGAGTCTTGTGGAGAGGAGGGGGCCTATGATTAAAATTCTCATGTTGCCAAGATCTCTGTAAAACAGTGTGGCCCAAGTGGCACTGGATAAGTGTCTATCTACATCGAAGAGATGAATAGTCTCCACAATTCTCTAGAAATTAGTCTGGAGATTTGGCCCACTGGGGGTTCAGAAGAATAGGTTGGGCTTCACTACTTGAGGATTCCAATAGATCTGCATCAGTGCAAGCCTGGAGGATGCATGACCTGGCAGAAGGGGCAGGAATACTAAGTGTACACAGCAATATCAAAGGGGAGAGGCTGGGAGGTTATGCAGGCACAGCAGGAGGGGCACTAACAGTTATCTCACAGTTGCCTGGGTTTGTTTTTAAGCACAGGTAAGAATTACTTTCACCACTCTCCCAAATAGCTGAAAGGAATCTCTAAGGGATTGGGGTCCAGCACAATGGGTAGGGACAAACACCTGTCGAATTTAgcttaaaatcatttatttatgtggGCTCCATAACATCCCTGTAAAATCATTATCACCCCTTtattaaagatgagaaaagatgcaaaatttATTCTTCCAGCTAAGTGGTCTGGTGGTAATTTGACGTTCAcgtttgcttttaaaattctgtcaAGAAATATTGTACCTTTCAGTGCCATTAAAAGTAAATTgaggacaggccacggtggctcagtggtagagttctcacctgctgtgccagagacccaggttcagtgcCATTAAAAGTAAATTGATAACTTCTTAGTTTAGCTGTATAGAgacacaaagaaaaatgaatagggGGCTGGAGTTTCAGCTTTGAAAGTATGGAGGGCTTgatgggtttgttttgtttttgctggttTGGGTcaaagtataacagaaaaagcaACTGTGAGCTCCCTCAAGGTCTCATGCTAAAGTTTAGCTATTTTTGAAGGAAGTGGACAGATTACTTTGGTGATAAATATGCAACATTCTGCTGTACCACTAACGTTTAAAAGCTTTTGCTTCATACATTTCTTAaatgtgataaaaaaataaactttctaatTCATAATAATATATGACATAGATGATAATTCCTTCAAGGGATATGGGACTTCAAGTGAGTAGGATGTGCATATTTACAAGTGTTTGCCTGGTTATTTCAGTACTTGCTTCTATTtgtattcaaatatatttctgttttctttttggatgGTTAAATGgccttgaaattttaaaaaaatcacagtatatgaaagtagaaaataataaagggattttccataaaaatataaaaataaactggtAAGTGCTACTGGTTACTtcttttttgttataaaaatttattatttttaataacaacAATGTGTGTTCATttctgaaataaggaaaaatacaaataagcagagaaaaaaatcactcattATCCCACCAATAAGAGACTGTACTTTTGTCTTCCGTCCTTCAGACATTTATGAGCATATATGTAATCTATAAATGTACTCTTCTCTTTCAAACTATGGTAGTCATATATTACTTagtaacttttttcattttatattccatCAAATGAACAAAGCTCCCCTATTAAAAGTTAGAGATTTGTAGATCAGTTAAAAATACAGTAAACAATGAGCTATAAATAAGAGAGGCATTTAAAATTACTAACACTTCCAagttaaaaataggaaaagagtCGAAGGTacatcaagaaaatgcaaatcaaaaggaAGCTATATGGTAATGTTAGTATCACAGCAATAAAAATCAAGGTAAATTACATTAAATAGGGGTAAGGATGATTTCGATTAACCTTCCAACGCATCACTATGAGTTTGTTCCTTACTCTCCTTATCTCGTCTATTTCATCCACTTCTTTAAACTTATCTTCATTGCTTAAATGCCTGTTGTGTATATCTTCTTcaaattcctggagagattgaatcagtctttCTCTAAAAGTTACTTCTGTTTTTGCCTCCTCTTCTAGCTCTTCTTCCTCTGGGTTTTCCCCAGGCTTTGGCTCTTCCTCCAGCTTTGGTTCATTCTCATTATCTGGTTTGCCTTCAAATTTTTGACAGGGTTTCATCGTGTGTGTGTctctctgccttccttccttcctttttttccccctgcttatttctttttaaatacagttaCTCCTAGAAGGCAAGGAAACAGTAAGAAGGAAAGTGTGAATGGACCAGTGCTCTGGACCAAAGTTTCATTTGCCTTTTTTGATTCAGAGCTGAAAACAAATATCTGAGCAGCTCAGTCAGCAATCAGGGTCTCTCTGCCCCTGCCCACTTATCTtcactttcctttcctcccttctcttgTCTGTTCCCCCGCCTTTTCCAGGGTCCTCCTTCCAACCTCCTAGCTCTCCTCCAATTATTTATCCCCGCAAGGCATTACACAGACCCCTCCCAGAACGTGGTAGCCTGGGGGGATGGGCACTGGGGCCTTCAACCTCTGATTCTACCTCACCCACCCTCACTCTAGGAGTCCTTATAACATTCCCCTTACCTACCTGCACTGCTCCGGTCAggtttttcctcctcttttctagCTTTGTCCCGTGCTACGGACAACAGACCTGCAGAGCAGAAGACAAATGGGAAACGGAAGGGATGGTAGGGGGAGGAGTTGGAGGGGGCCGAGTGCTTGGTGTGCCGACCAGCACTAGTTTCAGGTCACACACATTTCCTCAATATGAGTCTCAATTATGGAAAGTTTCCCACTTTCTGTTTCCCCCagttc contains:
- the TCEAL9 gene encoding transcription elongation factor A protein-like 9 yields the protein MKPCQKFEGKPDNENEPKLEEEPKPGENPEEEELEEEAKTEVTFRERLIQSLQEFEEDIHNRHLSNEDKFKEVDEIDEIRRVRNKLIVMRWKVNRNHPYPYLM